The Gymnogyps californianus isolate 813 chromosome 5, ASM1813914v2, whole genome shotgun sequence genome contains a region encoding:
- the TMEM87A gene encoding transmembrane protein 87A gives MGKKFNFGKILFSNTTIFLRFEGDEKACDPSQSYNVTWYLRYSDCYNEVFNFGDEQAEYYFGATSEEHPGWSGYYATASLLFPNCSGLFRPQIFYKEFVHPEPLSPEKQEKESGGNHTMVADKTAMNAVIKTWRDGPYIFIVQIGITTAKDSTTKVKRMEKTTPSSFQNKPFTMTVELKGPYEYLSLADYPLMIFFMVMCIVYVFFGVLWLAWSACYWRDLLRIQFWIGAVIFLGMLEKAVFYAEFQNIRYTGESVQGAVILAELLSAVKRSLARTLVIIVSLGYGIVKPRLGVTLHKVVMAGALYLLFSGMEGVLRVTGAQNDLASLAFIPLAFLDTALCWWIFISLTQTMKLLKLRRNVVKLSLYRHFTNTLILAVAASIVFIIWTTMKFRLVDCQSDWQELWVDDAIWRLLFSMILFVIMILWRPSANNQRFAFSPLSEEEDDDEQKEPMLKESFEGMKMRSTKQEPNGNVKTKQAQEDDLKWVEENVPSSVTDVALPALLDSDEERMITHFERSKME, from the exons ATG GGGAAGAAGTTTAACTTTGGGAAGATTCTCTTCAGCAACACCACCATTTTCCTGAGAT TTGAAGgggatgaaaaagcttgtgatCCCTCCCAAAGTTACAATGTTACTTGGTACTTAAGATATTCTGACTGCTACAATGAAGTCTTCAACTTTGGG GATGAACAGGCAGAGTACTATTTTGGGGCTACATCTGAAGAGCATCCGGGTTGGTCAGGATACTATGCCACggcttctctcctctttccaaatTGCTCTGGGCTCTTCAGGCCTCAG ATTTTCTACAAAGAATTTGTTCATCCAGAGCCCCTCTCACCTGAGAAACAAgag AAGGAGAGTGGAGGAAATCACACAATGGTGGCAGATAAAACT gcaaTGAATGCTGTCATCAAAACTTGGCGAGATGGGccatatatatttattgtgCAAATTGGAATTACAACTGCAAAGGATTCTACTACCAAAGTTAaaagaatggagaaaacaaCACCTTCCTCGTTTCAAAATAAGCCCTTTACAA TGACAGTAGAACTGAAGGGGCCATATGAGTATCTCTCACTTGCAGACTATCCTCTGATGATT TTTTTCATGGTGATGTGTATTGTGTACGTATTCTTCGGGGTTCTATGGCTTGCGTGGTCAGCCTGTTACTGGCGGGATCTCCTGAGGATCCAGTTCTGGATTGGTGCTGTTATCTTCCTGGGAATGCTCGAGAAAGCAGTTTTCTATGCAGAGTTCCAGAATATCCGCTACACAGGGGAATCTG TTCAAGGAGCAGTAATACTGGCAgaactgctttctgctgtgaagCGCTCATTGGCTCGAACTCTGGTCATCATAGTCAGCCTGGGATATGGGATAGTCAA GCCTCGCCTTGGAGTTACTCTTCACAAAGTAGTTATGGCTGGAGCCCTTTATCTATTATTTTCTGGCATGGAAGGTGTTCTTAGAGTCACAGGG GCCCAGAATGATCTTGCCTCCTTGGCTTTTATTCCCCTGGCTTTCCTAGATACTGCCCTGTGCTGGTGG atattcatcagctTAACTCAAACAATGAAACTGCTAAAACTTCGAAGGAATGTTGTGAAACTCTCTTTGTATCGGCACTTCACCAACACACTCATCTTGGCAGTAGCAG CTTCTATTGTATTTATCATCTGGACCACCATGAAGTTCAGGCTGGTGGACTGTCAGTCG GACTGGCAGGAGCTATGGGTGGATGATGCCATCTGGCGTTTATTGTTTTCAATGATCCTTTTTGTCATCATGATTCTGTGGAGACCATCTGCTAACAACCAAAG GTTTGCTTTCTCACCACTGTCTGAAGAGGAGGATGATGATGAGCAGAAAGAGCCGATGTTAAAGGAAAGCTTTG AGGGAATGAAAATGAGAAGTACAAAGCAAGAACCAAATGGgaatgtaaaaacaaagcaagct CAGGAGGATGACCTGAAGTGGGTAGAGGAGAATGTTCCTTCGTCGGTGACAGATGT TGCTCTTCCAGCTCTTCTGGATTCAGATGAG GAAAGAATGATTACACACTTTGAAAGGTCCAAAATGGAATGA